The Devosia sp. SD17-2 genome includes a region encoding these proteins:
- a CDS encoding VOC family protein — translation MAKNIVCIWYDKGAEEAARFYAETFPDTSVGAVSRAPSDNPSGKQGEVLTVEFTVMGIPCIGLNGGPAFKHTEAFSMQVTTEDQAETDRYWNAIVGNGGEESMCGWCKDKWGISWQITPRVLNEAMAAGGAEAQRAFEAMMSMKKIDVAAIEAARRG, via the coding sequence ATGGCAAAGAACATCGTCTGTATCTGGTATGACAAGGGCGCCGAGGAAGCTGCGCGCTTTTACGCCGAAACCTTTCCCGACACTTCCGTCGGGGCCGTCAGCCGGGCGCCGAGCGACAATCCCTCCGGCAAGCAAGGGGAAGTGCTCACCGTCGAATTTACGGTGATGGGCATTCCCTGCATCGGGCTCAATGGCGGCCCGGCCTTCAAGCACACGGAGGCGTTTTCCATGCAGGTCACGACAGAGGACCAGGCGGAAACCGACCGCTACTGGAACGCCATCGTCGGCAATGGCGGGGAGGAGAGCATGTGCGGCTGGTGCAAGGACAAATGGGGGATATCCTGGCAGATCACGCCGCGCGTTCTGAACGAGGCCATGGCGGCCGGGGGCGCGGAGGCCCAGCGGGCCTTTGAGGCGATGATGAGCATGAAGAAGATCGACGTGGCGGCGATAGAGGCGGCGCGTCGAGGGTAA
- a CDS encoding GGDEF domain-containing protein, producing the protein MSAEQPPDQQDVERALGQKGLRLRFPRALEAAYLRTYLDQRAPMVPIWATVGTMFYCLAYLGDQTMMAANAELLFVLRFGIFLPYGIAVIILMRLFPSALLYEGLSVGVGLLGAILPMGVLAVTQSDYAYAYQTGTVSTLLFMVVLLRPRFYAVLTGCIGILAIQLVTTALNGSFDDVTYSGIITFYVTFTAFLVLAAFAMERAARRNFLQHLQNGMLAAQLRHQSEHDDLTGLNNRRALSLRLDQLWTRPTGAGRLAAIMLDIDHFKLYNDTHGHIAGDQCLRRVSQIVRDVIGTSGEAFRYGGEEILVLLPDASIAQVVSLAEDIRLAIRDAAIPHRHSSDPSGVITASLGAAEIDTRTAPASTLLSVADDALYQAKRLGRNRVFPPQPSRENADITASLPA; encoded by the coding sequence ATGTCCGCCGAGCAGCCTCCAGACCAGCAAGACGTCGAACGCGCGCTCGGCCAGAAGGGGCTACGCCTGAGGTTTCCGCGTGCTCTGGAAGCGGCCTATCTGCGCACCTACCTCGATCAGCGCGCCCCCATGGTGCCGATCTGGGCGACCGTGGGCACGATGTTCTACTGCCTCGCCTATCTCGGCGATCAGACCATGATGGCCGCCAATGCCGAGCTGCTGTTCGTCCTGCGCTTCGGCATATTCCTGCCCTATGGCATCGCCGTCATCATCCTGATGCGCCTCTTTCCCAGCGCTTTGCTCTACGAGGGGCTGTCGGTTGGCGTCGGCCTGCTGGGTGCCATCCTGCCCATGGGCGTGCTGGCAGTTACCCAGAGCGACTATGCCTATGCCTATCAGACCGGCACAGTCAGCACGCTGTTGTTCATGGTCGTGCTGCTACGGCCGCGTTTCTACGCCGTGCTCACAGGCTGCATAGGCATTCTGGCCATTCAGCTCGTCACCACCGCACTCAATGGAAGTTTCGACGATGTCACCTATAGTGGCATAATCACCTTCTACGTCACCTTCACCGCCTTCCTCGTGCTGGCGGCGTTTGCCATGGAGCGCGCTGCCCGGCGCAATTTCCTGCAGCACCTGCAGAACGGCATGCTGGCGGCGCAGCTGCGCCACCAGAGTGAGCATGACGACCTCACCGGCCTCAACAACCGGCGCGCCCTGTCCCTCCGCCTCGACCAGTTGTGGACCCGACCCACCGGCGCTGGCCGCCTCGCGGCGATTATGCTCGATATCGATCACTTCAAGCTCTACAACGACACCCATGGTCACATCGCCGGCGACCAGTGCCTACGCCGCGTCAGCCAGATCGTGCGCGATGTCATTGGCACCAGCGGCGAAGCCTTCCGCTATGGCGGCGAGGAAATCCTGGTGTTGCTTCCCGATGCCTCCATTGCCCAGGTGGTCAGCCTCGCCGAAGACATTCGCCTCGCCATTCGCGATGCTGCCATACCGCATCGGCACAGCAGCGACCCCAGCGGGGTCATCACTGCCAGTCTGGGCGCTGCCGAGATAGACACTCGCACCGCTCCTGCATCGACGCTGCTGTCCGTCGCCGACGACGCCCTCTATCAGGCCAAGCGCCTCGGCCGAAACCGCGTGTTTCCGCCCCAGCCCTCTCGCGAAAACGCCGATATCACCGCCTCCCTGCCCGCCTGA
- a CDS encoding DoxX family protein — MKPAKIAYWVSTTLLCLIYASGAVMYLFQRPTIEEGFAAFGYPAYLVSLLIVAKIAAPLAILSRVSVGLSDLAYAGILFHLLLAASAHINVGDGGYFPALLGLVLAAVSFLTQNAARRKPSPNVPRALSFSPEG, encoded by the coding sequence GTGAAACCTGCCAAGATTGCTTATTGGGTCAGCACGACCCTCCTCTGCCTGATCTACGCTTCGGGCGCAGTCATGTATCTCTTCCAGCGGCCCACGATCGAAGAGGGGTTTGCCGCCTTCGGCTATCCGGCCTATCTGGTCTCGCTGCTGATTGTCGCAAAAATTGCCGCGCCGCTCGCCATCCTGAGCCGTGTCTCGGTGGGCCTCAGCGACCTGGCCTACGCCGGTATCCTCTTCCACCTGCTGCTCGCTGCATCCGCCCATATCAACGTTGGCGATGGCGGCTATTTCCCCGCCCTCTTGGGCCTCGTGCTCGCCGCGGTTTCGTTTCTCACCCAGAACGCCGCCCGCAGGAAACCCTCACCCAATGTGCCGCGCGCGCTCTCGTTCTCTCCGGAAGGCTGA
- a CDS encoding MgtC/SapB family protein produces the protein MNPFLDIWNDVATSFEATPPLVAAARLIVAVVLGGLIGFEREVNSRSAGLRTHILISMGACLFALLAFEIIEFSADIEGEHSADPLRLISSVTSGVAFLAAGSIMVSGGKVMGLTTGAGMWMAGAIGLACGIGKIGLAAMACVLVLITLSVIGALKKKTLEDEEGATETGADAR, from the coding sequence ATGAACCCATTCCTGGACATATGGAACGACGTGGCGACGTCGTTCGAAGCCACGCCGCCGCTGGTCGCGGCCGCGCGCTTGATTGTGGCAGTGGTACTGGGCGGTCTGATCGGGTTCGAGCGGGAGGTGAACTCCCGCAGCGCGGGCCTGCGCACCCATATCCTGATTTCGATGGGAGCGTGCCTGTTTGCCCTGCTCGCCTTCGAGATCATCGAGTTTTCGGCCGATATCGAGGGCGAGCACTCTGCCGACCCGCTGCGCCTCATCAGTTCAGTGACCTCGGGTGTGGCCTTCCTGGCTGCCGGCTCGATCATGGTGTCGGGTGGCAAGGTGATGGGGCTGACCACCGGGGCCGGGATGTGGATGGCGGGCGCCATCGGCCTGGCCTGCGGCATTGGCAAGATCGGGCTCGCCGCGATGGCCTGCGTCCTGGTGTTGATCACGCTCTCGGTCATCGGGGCGCTCAAGAAGAAGACGCTGGAGGATGAAGAGGGCGCGACAGAGACGGGGGCCGACGCGCGCTGA